Below is a genomic region from Candidatus Eisenbacteria bacterium.
GTTCACCATCCTGGAGATCGCCGAGAGCGAGGAGGCGGGTTTCTTCCCGAAGGGGAAGGGGCACATCGCCCTCGAGAAGGGGGAGACGGCGCTGGGCGGCCGGCTGCCGATCAATCCCTCCGGCGGCCTGAAGGGGAAGGGACACCCGGTGGGCGCCACCGGCGTGGCCCAGGTCCACGAGATCGTCACGCAGCTCCGCGGCGACGCCGGAGAGCGTCAGGTCGAGGGGGCCCGCGTCGGATTCACCTGTAACTTCGGCGGCTTCGGCAACAACGTGGTCTGCCTCGTGCTGACGAGGGAGGATTAGGGATGGGCCGGGAACTATACGCGTACAAGTGCCGGAAGTGCGGCGAGATGCATTACCCCTTCCGCATGGTTTGCAAGGGGTGCGGCGACAACGACTTCTTCGAGTTCGACACCGTGGCGCTTCCGAAGAAGGGAAAGATTCTGACCTATACCTTCGTCCATACTCTCCCCGCCGATTTCGAGGTGGCCAAGCTGGGCTTGGCGATCGTGGAGTTGGAGAACGGGATCCGGGTAACCGGGCAGATCGAAATCACGGATCCCCGGATCGGCATGGCGGTGGTGGGAAGGGTGGAGGAGGTCCGGCGCGAGGCGTACGACTCGCGCTTCGGCCTGGTGTTCCGGAAGGCGTGATCGTTCTGGTCGCCGTGGGGGACCGTGTGCGGCCGGGGCGCTACGGCCTCCGGGCGCGCTTCCGCCGGGCGGCCGATTTTCACGGGCCCGGCGGCTGGCTGGCGGTGGCCGAAGAGTCCCTCGGCCGGGGTCCCATTCGTGTGACCTTGCGGGGCGGCCTACCCGCACGCCTCCTTTCCGTGACGGTGGAGCGGAGCGCGGTTCGTCTGGACGAGGCCGTTCTCCGGTTCGATGAAGACGCGGTCTATCGATCCACTCTCGACGCCGTGGGATGGGACGCGAAGCGGCTGAGGGAGAACGCGTGGGTTCTGGAGAAAACGCTTCTCCGTCTCGCCCACCCGAAGAGCCTCGCCTTTCTGATCGATCGGCGGCGGGAGGAGGCGCTGCGCGCCGGGTTCGAGAGGACCTACGCGGAGAGAATGCGGGGCGGTTGGGAGAAAATCCGGACCGGACGGACCGGGGAAGGGACGGCGCGAATCCGCGGCTCCGGTTTCGGGCTGACGCCGAGCGGCGACGATTTTCTCACCGGACTTCTCGCGACGCTTCGCCTGCGGGAGGCGCTCGGCGATCCTGCGGCGGGGGAGCGCCGGGCGGAGATCCGCGCCGCTCTCGATCCTCCCGGCGAAACGCTCTCCGAAGCCTACCTCGCCCTCGCCGGGGAGGGGGCTTTCCCGGAGCGATTGAAGAATCTCGCCGAGGCGCTCCTCTCGGGCGGGAGCGAAGAGACGGCGATGCGGAGCGAAGAATTGATCGACTCGGGCGCCACCTCCGGCGCCGACACGGCCACCGGTGTTTTTCTCGGCCTGCGGCTCGGATTCGAACGCGTCGGGAGAGAGGACGGAGAAGCATGATCGTGACCGGCCGCGTACGGAAGGGCGCCTACCACGATTCGGTGGCCCTGATGACGGTGGGAAAAGCGGTCGCCGCGCGCGAGGGGGTGACGGACGCGGCGCTCGTCATGGGGACCGAGGAGAACAAGACGATCCTGCGCGCCTCCGGTCTCTGGATCGAGGCGTTCGAATCCGCCGCGGCGACGGACCTGTTGATCGGCGTGGGGGCGGAGGACGGAGAGCGCGCGGAGGCGGCGCTCGACGCGGCGGAGGAGGCGTTGCGGGGGGCGGGGGCGCGATCGGGCCGCGAGGATGAGGAGGTCCGTCCGTCGAGCCTCGAGGGAGCGCTTCGCGTTCTTCCCGGCGCGGACCTGGCGCTCGTCTCCGTGGCGGGGAGGTGGGCCGGCGCGGAGGCGCGAAAGGCGCTCGAGGCGGGCCTTCACGTGATGCTCTTCTCCGACAACGTGCCGCTCGAAACGGAGGTGGAGCTGAAACGCTTCGCCCGTGAGCGGGGTCTTCTGGTGATGGGACCGGACTGCGGCACGGCGATCTGGAACGGCGTGCCGCTCGCCTTCGCGAACGTGGTGCGGCGCGGATCGGTGGGGATCGTGGCCGCCTCGGGGACGGGCCTCCAGGAGGTGAGCTGTCTTCTGGATGCCGAGGGGGCGGGCGTTTCGCAGGCGATCGGGACCGGCGGACGGGACGTGAGCCGCGAGGTGGGGGGGATCACCTTCCTGCAAGGGATCGAGGCGCTCGCCGCGGACGAAGCGACCCGCGTGATTCTGCTGATCGCCAAGCCGCCCCATCCGGAGGTGCTCGCTCGGATCCGGGATGCGGCGCGCGCCGCGGGAAAGCCGGTGGTGGAGTTCTTCCTCGGCTCGGCTGTGGAGGGCGGCCCTTCGTCGCTCGAGGAAGCGGCCCTCCTGGCCGCCCTCCTCGCACGGGGGGGCGACACGGCGGAGGTGAAGCGCCGCATCGCCGCGCGGGGGGAGGAGATCGCGCGGATCGCCGCCGACGAGGCCGCGCTGCGAAAACCCCCTCGACGCTGGCTCCGGGGGCTTTTCAGCGGCGGGACCTTCTGCTCCGAGGCCCAGATCCTTCTCGCGCCGATCCTCGCGCCGATCCGCTCCAACCATCCGGTGGGGGGCGCGGAGAAACTCGCCGATTCATTGAAGAGTGAAGGGCACACTCTGGTCGATCTCGGGGAGGACGAGTTCACCCGGGGCCGGCCCCACCCGATGATCGATTACACGCTCCGAAACGAGAGGATCGAGGCGGAGGCGGCGGACCCGGAGACGGCGGTGATCCTCCTCGACGTGGTGCTCGGTTACGGCGCCCACCCGGATCCGGTCGCCGCGTGGGACGGCGCGATCGACGCCGCGGCGAGCCGCGTTTCTGTGGTCGCTTCCGTCACGGGCACCGAAGGAGACCCGCAGGGGAAGGGGCGGGTTATCGAGGCGCTCACCGCCGCCGGCGCCCGGGTGATGCCGAGCAACGCGGCCGCCGCGTTGTTGGCGGGGCGAATCGCCGCGGCGGCGGAGAGGGAGGCGGAGCGATGAGGACGCGATCTCCGTTCGGAAAGAACCTGAAGGTGATCAACATCGGCCTCGCCTCCTTCAAGGAGAGCCTGGACGCCGCGGGCGCCGAGGCGGTGCAGGTCGACTGGCGGCCGCCGCTGGAGACGGACGAGGGCGCGGCGCAAACGATCCGCGCCCACGCCGATCGGATCGAGACGGCGAACGCCCAAGCGATGGAAACGGTCCTCGCCGGCGCGCCCAAGCTGGTCGGTCTGGAGCGCGCCGCCGACGTCATTCCCGGCATGGAGCCGAATCTCTTTCTTCACGCGGGACCGCCGGTCGCCTGGGATCGGATGTGCGGTCCCATGCGGGGCGCCGTGATGGGCGGCCTCCTCTACGAGGGGCTCGCCGCGACGCCGGAGGAGGCGGAGCGTCTCGCCGCGTCCGGCGCGATCCGCTTCGCCCCTTGCCACGAACACGACGCCGTCGGTCCCATGGCCGGACTGATCACTTCCTCCATGCCGGTGTTCGTCGTCCGGAACGAAACCTTCGGCAACGCCGCCTACTGCACGTTGAACGAGGGGCTCGGCAAGGTGCTCCGCTACGGCGCCTACGGTCCGGAGGTGATCGAGAAACTCCGCTGGATGGAGCGGATCCTCTATCCCGCCCTCCGCCGCGCCGTCGAGGCGACGGGTCCCTTGGATCTCAAAGGAATCATCGCCCAGGCGCTCCACATGGGGGACGAGGTGCACAACAGAAACCGGGCCGCCACCTCCCTTCTCTACCGGGCGCTCGCGCCGGCGTTGGTCCGTACCGGGCGCGACGCGGCCGAAGCCGCCTCGGTGCTCGAGTTCATCGACGGGAACGACCACTTCTTCCTCAACCTGTCCATGCCCGCCTGCAAGGCCGTTCTCGACGCGGCGCGCGACACGGAGGGGAGTTCGGTGGTGGTCGCCCTGTCGCGCAACGGAACGGATTTCGGCGTGCGGCTCGCCGGGACCGGCGATCAATGGTTCACCGGGCCGGCGGAGGTTCCGGACGCCCTCTTCTTTCCCGGTTTCCGCCGGGAGGACGCCAACCCGGACATCGGCGACAGCGCCATCACCGAGACGGCGGGCCTGGGCGGCTTCGCCATCGCCGCTTCGCCGGCCATCGTCCGTTTCGTGGGAGGCGTCGCCGCGGACGCGATCCGCTACACCCGGCAAATGTACGAGATCACCGTTGCGGAGAACGGCGCCTACCAGATTCCCGTTCTCGACTTTCGGGGCACGCCGACCGGGATCGACGTGGTCCGGGTCGTCGAGAAGAACGTGCTCCCCTTCATCGACACCGGCGTGGCCCACCGGGAGCCGGGGATCGGCCAGGTGGGCGCCGGCGTGCTCCGCGCCCCCTCGGAGCCCTTCCGGCGGGCCTACGAGGGGCTCGCGAAAAAACTGGAGGAATCAACCTAATTTCCCGCCCCCGGGAGGAACGACATGCGAACGGAAGAGTTTCTGGGATTCATGAACCGGGTCCGCGTCTACGATCTCACCCAACGGCTCAGCATCCACACGCCCCCCTGGCCCAGTTATATGCCGCTCGGGCTGCAATATTTCAAACGCCTCGCCGGCGCCCACATCGGACAGGGAGCGAACGGGCAGATCGTCACCACCAGCAACCACGTGGGCACCCACATGGACGGCGAGATCCACTTCCACGCCAGCGGTCGTGCGATCGGCCAGGTGCCGCTCGAGGAGTGGATCGGCCCGGGCGTGGTGGCGGACATCTCCGATTCCGTCGAGGACTACGGCCTGTACACGCCGGAGATGATCACTTCCCGGGTGGAGGTGAAGAAGGGGGACATCCTGATCATCGACACCGGTTACCACCGGTACTCCTGGGATCAGCCCGGCTCCGACGAGATTCGTTATTTCGTCAAGCATCCCGGTCCCGGCCCCGGCTTTCACGAATGGGCGCTGGAGATGGGGATCAAATGGATCGGCGT
It encodes:
- a CDS encoding OB-fold domain-containing protein gives rise to the protein MGRELYAYKCRKCGEMHYPFRMVCKGCGDNDFFEFDTVALPKKGKILTYTFVHTLPADFEVAKLGLAIVELENGIRVTGQIEITDPRIGMAVVGRVEEVRREAYDSRFGLVFRKA
- a CDS encoding DUF2877 domain-containing protein: MIVLVAVGDRVRPGRYGLRARFRRAADFHGPGGWLAVAEESLGRGPIRVTLRGGLPARLLSVTVERSAVRLDEAVLRFDEDAVYRSTLDAVGWDAKRLRENAWVLEKTLLRLAHPKSLAFLIDRRREEALRAGFERTYAERMRGGWEKIRTGRTGEGTARIRGSGFGLTPSGDDFLTGLLATLRLREALGDPAAGERRAEIRAALDPPGETLSEAYLALAGEGAFPERLKNLAEALLSGGSEETAMRSEELIDSGATSGADTATGVFLGLRLGFERVGREDGEA
- the fdrA gene encoding acyl-CoA synthetase FdrA, which codes for MIVTGRVRKGAYHDSVALMTVGKAVAAREGVTDAALVMGTEENKTILRASGLWIEAFESAAATDLLIGVGAEDGERAEAALDAAEEALRGAGARSGREDEEVRPSSLEGALRVLPGADLALVSVAGRWAGAEARKALEAGLHVMLFSDNVPLETEVELKRFARERGLLVMGPDCGTAIWNGVPLAFANVVRRGSVGIVAASGTGLQEVSCLLDAEGAGVSQAIGTGGRDVSREVGGITFLQGIEALAADEATRVILLIAKPPHPEVLARIRDAARAAGKPVVEFFLGSAVEGGPSSLEEAALLAALLARGGDTAEVKRRIAARGEEIARIAADEAALRKPPRRWLRGLFSGGTFCSEAQILLAPILAPIRSNHPVGGAEKLADSLKSEGHTLVDLGEDEFTRGRPHPMIDYTLRNERIEAEAADPETAVILLDVVLGYGAHPDPVAAWDGAIDAAASRVSVVASVTGTEGDPQGKGRVIEALTAAGARVMPSNAAAALLAGRIAAAAEREAER
- a CDS encoding DUF1116 domain-containing protein, encoding MRTRSPFGKNLKVINIGLASFKESLDAAGAEAVQVDWRPPLETDEGAAQTIRAHADRIETANAQAMETVLAGAPKLVGLERAADVIPGMEPNLFLHAGPPVAWDRMCGPMRGAVMGGLLYEGLAATPEEAERLAASGAIRFAPCHEHDAVGPMAGLITSSMPVFVVRNETFGNAAYCTLNEGLGKVLRYGAYGPEVIEKLRWMERILYPALRRAVEATGPLDLKGIIAQALHMGDEVHNRNRAATSLLYRALAPALVRTGRDAAEAASVLEFIDGNDHFFLNLSMPACKAVLDAARDTEGSSVVVALSRNGTDFGVRLAGTGDQWFTGPAEVPDALFFPGFRREDANPDIGDSAITETAGLGGFAIAASPAIVRFVGGVAADAIRYTRQMYEITVAENGAYQIPVLDFRGTPTGIDVVRVVEKNVLPFIDTGVAHREPGIGQVGAGVLRAPSEPFRRAYEGLAKKLEEST
- a CDS encoding cyclase family protein; translated protein: MRTEEFLGFMNRVRVYDLTQRLSIHTPPWPSYMPLGLQYFKRLAGAHIGQGANGQIVTTSNHVGTHMDGEIHFHASGRAIGQVPLEEWIGPGVVADISDSVEDYGLYTPEMITSRVEVKKGDILIIDTGYHRYSWDQPGSDEIRYFVKHPGPGPGFHEWALEMGIKWIGVDCGSADHPMNTIIRNWHPALFREAEEKLKRDHGKGWDEMFPQDEYYQVMHLKLFPKKLVHAENLGGEIEEVGNRRMWIGCFPLRGIELESSMCRIVAFLPPE